In a single window of the Thunnus thynnus chromosome 9, fThuThy2.1, whole genome shotgun sequence genome:
- the gar1 gene encoding H/ACA ribonucleoprotein complex subunit 1 → MSFRGGGGRGGGFNRGGGGGRGGGGGYGGGRGGGGYGGGRGGGGYGGGRGGGFGRGGGRGGFNRQQDYGPPEHVVALGEFMHPCEDEIVCKCTTDENKVPYFNAPVYLENKEQIGKVDEIFGQLRDFYFSVKLSENMKASSFKKLQKFYIDPMKLLPLQRFLPRPPGEKGPPRGGRGGGRGGGRGGGGRGGGFRGGRGGGGRGGGFGGGGRGGGFRGGGGRGFRGGR, encoded by the exons atgtctttcagaggaggaggtggacgAGGTGGAGGGTTTAAccgtggtggaggaggaggtagaggaggaggaggaggatatgGTGGAggcagaggtggaggaggatATGGTGGAggcagaggtggaggaggatATGGTGGAGGCAGAGGTGGTGGATTTGGACGGGGTGGTGGCAGAGGTGGTTTTAACAGACAGCAAGACTACGGACCTCCAGAGCATGTTGTTG CACTGGGAGAGTTCATGCATCCATGTGAGGATGaaattgtgtgtaaatgtacaacagatgaaaacaagGTTCCCTACTTCAACGCTCCGGTATACTTGGAAAACAAGGAGCAGATAGGAAAGGTGGATGAGATATTCGGCCAGCTGCGGGACTTT TATTTTTCAGTCAAACTTTCTGAAAATATGAAGGCATCTTCATTCAAGAAATTGCAGAAG TTTTACATAGATCCAATGAAGCTCCTCCCGCTGCAGAGATTCCTCCCCAGGCCGCCAGGAGAAAAGGGTCCACCAAGAGGAGGCCGAGGCGGGGgtagaggtggaggaagaggtggTGGTGGACGTGGAG GCGGATTCCGAGGTggcagaggaggaggcggcAGGGGTGGAGGATTTGGAGGTGGTGGACGTGGAGGCGGCTTCAGAGGTGGCGGAGGACGCGGATTCAGAG GTGGGAGATGA
- the LOC137189800 gene encoding alcohol dehydrogenase class-3 — METAGKVIKCKAAVAWEPGKPLSIEEVEVAPPKAHEVRIKIFATGVCHTDAYTLSGSDPEGLFPVILGHEGAGTVESVGEGVTKFKPGDTVVPLYVPQCGECKFCKNPKTNLCQKIRVTQGQGLLPDKTSRFTCKGKQVFHFMGTSTFSEYTVVADISLAKVNEKAPMDKVCLLGCGISTGYGAALNTAKVEPGSTCAVFGLGAVGLAVIMGCKVAGATRIIGVDINPAKFEKAKEFGATEFVNPKDHSKPVQEVLVEMTDGGVDYSFECIGNVQIMRAALEACHKGWGESVIIGVAGAGQEISTRPFQLVTGRVWRGTAFGGWKSVESVPKLVEDYMNKKLKVDEFVTHTLPFEKINEGFDLMHAGKSIRTVLTF, encoded by the exons ATGGAGACAGCTGGAAAA GTGATCAAGTGCAAGGCTGCTGTTGCCTGGGAACCTGGCAAACCTCTTTCCATTGAAGAGGTGGAGGTGGCCCCTCCTAAGGCCCATGAAGTTCGCATTAAG ATCTTTGCCACAGGAGTGTGCCATACAGATGCTTACACTCTGAGTGGCAGTGACCCCGAGGGCCTTTTCCCAGTCATCCTGGGCCATGAGGGCGCTGGGACGGTCGAGAGCGTTGGTGAGGGTGTCACCAAATTCAAGCCCG GTGATACTGTTGTCCCTTTGTACGTGCCACAGTGTGGTGAATGCAAATTCTGCAAAAATCCCAAGACCAACCTTTGCCAGAAAATTAG AGTAACCCAGGGCCAGGGCCTGCTCCCTGACAAGACCTCACGCTTCACTTGCAAGGGAAAGCAAGTGTTTCACTTCATGGGGACCAGCACCTTCTCGGAGTACACCGTGGTAGCTGACATCTCTCTGGCCAAGGTGAACGAGAAAGCTCCAATGGATAAAGTGTGCCTTCTTGGATGTGGCATTTCCACGGGTTACGGTGCAGCTCTTAATACTGCCAAG GTTGAGCCTGGTTCTACATGTGCTGTGTTTGGCCTTGGAGCCGTTGGCTTGGCTGTTATTATGGGCTGTAAGGTTGCTGGGGCAACCAGGATCATTGGTGTGGACATCAACCCTGCAAAGTTTGAGAAAGCTAAGGAGTTTGGAGCCACTGAGTTTGTGAACCCAAAGGACCACAGCAAGCCTGTCCAGGAGGTTCTGGTGGAGATGACTGATGGCGGTGTAGACTATTCTTTTGAGTGTATTGGAAATGTGCAAATCATG aGAGCAGCTCTGGAGGCATGCCACAAAGGATGGGGTGAAAGTGTCATCATCGGTGTAGCCGGAGCTGGACAGGAGATCTCGACCAGACCTTTCCAGCTGGTGACAGGCCGAGTGTGGCGGGGCACAGCCTTTGGAG GTTGGAAGAGTGTGGAGAGTGTTCCTAAACTGGTGGAGGACTACATGAATAAGAAGTTAAAGGTAGATGAGTTCGTGACCCACACTCTTCCCTTCGAGAAGATTAATGAAGGATTTGACCTCATGCATGCTGGAAAGAG CATCCGCACAGTCCTGACCTTCTGA